A genomic region of Cyprinus carpio isolate SPL01 chromosome B11, ASM1834038v1, whole genome shotgun sequence contains the following coding sequences:
- the rps15 gene encoding 40S ribosomal protein S15, protein MADVDQKKKRTFRKFTYRGVDLDQLLDMSYEQLMQLYCARQRRRLNRGLRRKQQSLLKRLRKAKKEAPPMEKPEVVKTHLRDMVILPEMVGSMVGVYNGKTFNQVEIKPEMIGHYLGEFSITYKPVKHGRPGIGATHSSRFIPLK, encoded by the exons ATG GCGGACGTAGACCAGAAGAAGAAGCGCACCTTCAGGAAATTCACCTACAGAGGTGTGGATCTGGACCAGCTGCTGGACATGTCCTA cGAGCAGCTGATGCAGCTCTACTGCGCCAGACAGAGGAGGAGGCTGAACCGCGGCCTCAGGAGGAAGCAGCAGTCTCTCCTCAAGCGCCTCCGCAAGGCCAAGAAGGAGGCGCCTCCTATGGAGAAACCAGAGGTGGTCAAGACTCACCTGAGAGACATGGTCATCCTGCCGGAGATGGTTGGATCCATGGTCGGCGTGTACAACGGCAAGACCTTCAACCAGGTTGAAATCAAG CCTGAGATGATTGGTCATTACCTTGGAGAGTTCTCCATCACATACAAGCCTGTTAAACACGGTCGTCCGGGTATTGGAGCCACTCATTCTTCCCGCTTCATTCCTCTGAAGTAA